Genomic segment of Euleptes europaea isolate rEulEur1 chromosome 6, rEulEur1.hap1, whole genome shotgun sequence:
gtgatccaaggaaaccagcatggatttgttcctaacaggtcctgccagaccaacttaATTTCCATCTCTGattgagtgacgagcttactggatcatgggaatgcCATCAACATCGTTTATCTGAATTTCAAAGCTTTGGACATGTACTGATAGGTAAGGTGGAGCACTGCAGACTAGATTCTAGGATAGATAGGTGGACAGAGAACCGGTTGGAAaaccacacccaaagagtagCTGTCATTGGCATTTCATCAAattggagagaggtgtccagtggggtgccacagggcttggttagggcccggtacttttcaatatttttatatgatctggatgagggggtggagggactactcattgaatttgcagatgacaccaaattgggagtagTGAACACCCCAGAAGTTAAAGATAAAATTCAACAAGATCTCAAtgcactgggaaagtgggcagatgtgaacaagatgcaattcaacaaggacaaatgCAGGTTTTTTCATCTAggtaacaaaaattagaaacatgcatactggatgggagatacacttctgggtaatactgtgtgtgaacaaggctAATGTGATATTGGGGTATATagacaggggcataacatccaaactgcaagatgtcatagttctactGTACACATTGGTCagcccgcccccccgccccgccggcagtcttcaagcagcagttggacaaacatttgtcagggatgctctagattgatcctacattgagcaggcagttggactagatggccccttccaactctatgattctgaaaTGCAAGGACTCCAGCCTTTTTGATTTTGTCTTGTTTACCCTGCCCCTCCCAAGGGATCTTGGCTTAAGGTCCCTTGAGATGGTTGACTAGAGGTGTGCATGCGAGTTGAAGCCTTGAATTTCAAAGCTCCTGTTTAGCTCTGTGCTGGAATATTGAGCTGGATTGTGAGAGTTTGTTATTTTGGCTAGCTGAGTCAGGATGACTGCTGAGTGTGGAGCTGGTCATTACCTTGAAGAGGAGACTGAGCTGAAAACTTTCGATGCTACTGGCGAGTGCCCCAAGAGTTTGGAGGGGGTCCCTCTGGCTTGTCTCCCTTGGAGGAGAGACCACCTTCTATCCGGGCCAGGACTAAGGTGTTCGAGAGGTCAGTGAGTCTTGCCACCTCAGGCTTTGCAAATGGAACTGTGCTTGTTTTTCCTTCAAACCCTGCTGGAGCTCTTGGAGCTAAGGGAGATGAGATTTATGGAGACGCTTCTGACAGAAAATGCTACTCCTGAAGTGTGAGGAATCTCACTTCAGTCTTTTTGGTTTTGTCTTGTTTGCCCCCGCCTCTCCCAATGAATCTTAGCTTAAGGTTCCTTGACAGAGAGGACAAAGGCCTTCATGATGCATAAGTGTCTTGCTGCGCACACTTTGAAAAGGGCTGTCGGTCGGAAGGGGCCAACGAGCCTGGCTTCATGGGGATCCATTTCTGCAACAACATGTTGCATCCTAAGGAAGACAAGGAGAACAGAATCCTTCTGTATGCATGCCGGAACTGTGACTACCAGCAGGAAGCTGACAACAGCTGCATCTACATCAACAAGATCACACACGAAGTAGACGAACTGACCCAGATCATTGCCGACGTTTCTCAGGacccaactctgccccaaaaggAGGACCATCCCTGTCAGAAGTGCAGCCACAAAGAAACGGTATTTTTCCAGTGTCACAGCGCGAGGGCAGAGGATGTCATGCGGCTGTATTATGTCTGCACAGCCTCACCCTGCGGGCACCACTGGACTGAGTAAAGAGTTTGGCAGTGGAAAGCCACCCATCAGCAAAGCCCCATTCCTTCTTGCCAGGAAGCACCCTTTATTCCAGAAGCTCCTGTCTGTGCTTCTAGCCTCTGTGAACTGTTGTGGAGTCTGTTAATAAAACTGGGAATGGCTGTCTGGAGTGCGATGGGTACTAGTGAAGGTCCATAAAAAACTTTAAAGAAAAACAGGGATCCTTGAGTTCCTAACATTTGAGAACTACTGATCAAAAACCAAATGAACTTTACTTAAAATAttaaagttttttggggggaaaccaacTTGATAAAAAGAGGAACATAGTATTGTGCTAAAGTTAATGTTAAGACAGTCAGGCCTTTTTGTTAGTGCAAGCATAATTCACAGATAATATGGCTTATATTTTCCTATGTTGACAAACCATATCAAATCAAATAGGTTTTTAATTACCTTACTGTAAATTAAAAGTATTGCTTGGGATACGAGGAAGACTTTAAGTCTAAGGCCAAGCTCAGGACTTATAAAAATGTACTTGTCATCTCACTACTGGCAAGCATCTCTCAATCAGGCAAGACAAGACTAGTGTAAAGCCAAAGCTTAACACAACCAGGATAAGACTACATCCCTCCCCAAGTTGGGATATGGTTGAGGGAGCCCTATTTATGGATCCCCAGCTCTGAGCCAAAGAAGCTATGTATAAAACACATAATGAGACACaggtttatttactttttttttaaccaccagTGCCAGAAGACCAATAGGCAAAAAGCCCTTTTTTTAAGGGTTGTCTTTTCACCTTTAGTTTTAGTTGCAGCCAAAGCTTAAAACTTAATTTCACCTGCATGTGGAGTTCTAACTTAAGTGAACACATCACTTCTTAAATCAAGGTTCTTGATATAAAAGaaaactgaaaacattttttaaaagcacaaagtGAGTCTCTGAGAGGGAAAGAATCTTCATGCTACTCAAAAAACAACTCGAGATATACTGTAGCACAAAATTtccccctcattggtcaattttaGGAAGTCTCCATTGATTACAGAAGGAGTTCATTGGAAAATACAGATTTAACTACAGGTCAGTTATCCTTGATCAGAAAAATAACTGTATCAAATAAACAGTTTGTACTTAAAACAAATCTCTGCTAGAATACTTTTCCTTCTTCCATAAGCAATAGGGAAAAAATCAAGACTAGATAGGAGAGAAGAATCCAAAGCCCACAAAACATTAAaccaaaaatataaaaatcttttttaaaactcTCACTATTTTTAGATACCATAACTATTAAGCTTAATGCAAAATTGCCATAACGACAGTCAGCTATATCTTTATTTTTACCTTGAATATTTTCTtccaagcaaaataaaataaaataatgctatTTCTTGGAGCACCAATCAAAGCCTCAGTTGGTTTTCCTCCAAGCCCTATCACCCGATTTTAAATGCTTATTCATGCATATTACTACCTTGGATAAATGTCAAGATATGTTTCAT
This window contains:
- the LOC130479753 gene encoding DNA-directed RNA polymerase II subunit RPB9-like, which encodes MKKVAHIKEKVRDRGCRSEGANEPGFMGIHFCNNMLHPKEDKENRILLYACRNCDYQQEADNSCIYINKITHEVDELTQIIADVSQDPTLPQKEDHPCQKCSHKETVFFQCHSARAEDVMRLYYVCTASPCGHHWTE